The DNA sequence TTCACGCTTCAGCTTTTCCGGATCGGTCAAATGCTCAGTAGAGAGCTCCAGCTTGAGAATGGGGATGTTTCGGATCGGCAGCAGCTCTGCCTTGATGTGTACCGTAGAGCCACTGATTTCCGTGCTCTGCATTCCTGCTCCGATCACGGTAGCACGTACTGTCTGTTCAGGATCTACCCATTTGACCGGGTACGTCCCCTTTTCTCTTTCCTGCCGCAAGACGTGCCCCAGCATCGGTCCGAAATCACCGTATCGACTCACGTCAGCCATCGTTTTGACAGGCTGTTCTGCCATCAGCTGTCCCACTCCGCCGGAAACCGATAACTCATCGACCGGAAGCATTTCTCGCAAGTGGTGTCCGAGTACCAGCAATCCGGATAGGTTCCTTTCACGACCGGTTAGATAATCCAGCATACTGCGGCCCATTTCCCCAGCAATTTCCCGAACCTGCTCCACCGTCATTTCCTGACCGGGCTGAACACGCAGATTCTTGGCAGCCAGCCATGCATGAATGTTTGGGGACACATACTGGACAAGCCCCCGTGAGTCGAGACGAATCAGTCTACCTCCAACGTGAAAGGTTACGGTCGCGATTGCCTTTCCTCTGTAAAAATAGGCAGCGTTGGCCGTTCCTCCCCCGATGTCTACATTTACAATCGTCCCTTGGATTGCTTGGGAGCGCTTTTCCGCTCCTGCTCCTTTGCCCGCCAGTACGCCTTCCAAATCCGCTCCCGCTGTCGCAACGACAAAATCTCCCGATCGTTCTGCCAACAGGTGCACGATATGCTGAGCGTTCTTTTTGCTGGCCGTCTCGCCCGTGATGATGACCGCACCCGACTTGATATCCGAGAGACTGATTTGAGCTTTCTCGTACTCGGCTCTCAGGATCGCACCGATGCCCTCTGCATCAATTTCATCAAGGCCTAGCAACGGTGTGGAATGAACAGCACTGGCATAGAGCAGCTGTCGCTCCACGATCTGATAGCGAGGCAGCGAAAAGGTACTGGACATTCGCCCCAATCGCAAGCGACTGACAATCATTTTGGTGGTGCTGGTT is a window from the Brevibacillus choshinensis genome containing:
- a CDS encoding ethanolamine ammonia-lyase reactivating factor EutA, which produces MDEQWIQSVGIDVGTSTTKMIVSRLRLGRMSSTFSLPRYQIVERQLLYASAVHSTPLLGLDEIDAEGIGAILRAEYEKAQISLSDIKSGAVIITGETASKKNAQHIVHLLAERSGDFVVATAGADLEGVLAGKGAGAEKRSQAIQGTIVNVDIGGGTANAAYFYRGKAIATVTFHVGGRLIRLDSRGLVQYVSPNIHAWLAAKNLRVQPGQEMTVEQVREIAGEMGRSMLDYLTGRERNLSGLLVLGHHLREMLPVDELSVSGGVGQLMAEQPVKTMADVSRYGDFGPMLGHVLRQEREKGTYPVKWVDPEQTVRATVIGAGMQSTEISGSTVHIKAELLPIRNIPILKLELSTEHLTDPEKLKREVTNVYDLGVRLFEQTSGIPFALSLSGIGYCSYQLLQMIAQELSDQYRRTFSDSRIMVVICESDMAKALGQALAMRCSGKPEIICIDQVRVEYGDYIDLGEPISGTIIPVVVKTLAFDERL